CATCATTTGAGACGTATCCGGTCCCAACAGTACCATATTGGCTGCCTTCATTCCACTTACCACCAGTGAAACTAACCGCCTTCGACTCACCTGAGCTAACGTTGCTAGGGATATCTTTAGACCAGACGTAGTACTTCTGACCACCGATATCAAAGTTATAATCACCATAGCCAGGGACAGTGCCATACTTCATTTTGACATAAACATAGACATAGTTACCGTCACTGACCATCGCCGTGTAACCGTTGTAACCTTCTGTCAAAGTCATGTTTTTCCAATCGGAAAACTTGCCATCAATGCTAATATTCGCATTATCATTGTCATTATTGGCGTTGGCATCGGTTGTCGTCGTGTCTTTAGAGCTTGAGTCACTCTTATCCGTAACAACCCCGGCACTCGACGTACTGCTAGTGCTGCTGGCACTGGTTGTACTTGTGCTACTTGAGGCAGTACTGCTGGTACTACTACTACTGTTAGCGGCACTACTGCTATTAGTTGAGGCTGCCACTGAGGCAACGGTTGTCGTCACAGCAGAACTCCCAATGTTAGGGTTAGTCATCGCAACTTTTTCACCCGCTGTTAAATCAGAAATATCAAACTTACTGAGATCGACCTTAAATTCGGCAAAATTATTTTTACCATCATTATAAACATAGCCGGTCCCAACTGTACCGTATTGCGTGCCCTCGTTCCATTTACCACCAGTAAAGGTCACTTGTTTGGTATCACCCGAACTCAGGCTGCTAGGAATATTATTAGACCAAACGTA
This genomic window from Lactobacillus sp. CBA3606 contains:
- a CDS encoding Firmicu-CTERM sorting domain-containing protein, producing MKLRTVMMVGAAMLGLTSTVTLMTPTSASAAATTSANSTSSNVSIDGKFSDWSGVSLTEGYNGYTAMVSDGQSVNVYVKMKNGNVPGYGDYNFTIGGKQYYVWSNNIPSSLSSGDTKQVTFTGGKWNEGTQYGTVGTGYVYNDGKNNFAEFKVDLSKFDISDLTAGEKVAMTNPNIGSSAVTTTVASVAASTNSSSAANSSSSTSSTASSSTSTTSASSTSSTSSAGVVTDKSDSSSKDTTTTDANANNDNDNANISIDGKFSDWKNMTLTEGYNGYTAMVSDGNYVYVYVKMKYGTVPGYGDYNFDIGGQKYYVWSKDIPSNVSSGESKAVSFTGGKWNEGSQYGTVGTGYVSNDGSHSIAEFKVNLSKFNISTMTGQTITMYNPNIGNEKVTVAGGSTGPILLSGIGVFIAGIGYVKFKKNGFKGQGPRISSK